One Alligator mississippiensis isolate rAllMis1 chromosome 12, rAllMis1, whole genome shotgun sequence DNA window includes the following coding sequences:
- the WDR31 gene encoding WD repeat-containing protein 31 isoform X2 → MPEMLSTIHCIARAAFICNTMGKLQSKINHSTSKYRAGGYMEENSPVKAIQQYSPAHTDAVTSVAALKSDLCVSGGKDKTVVIYNWRSGAVLKRFLGHEREVTKVACVFESNRFFSASRDKTVMMWELSGNSGPSQHFPGHDLVVTGLVVSPDASQLCTGSRDNTICKWDIETGECLCRTAISRNLVTHLCWVPREPYFIQTSEDKLIRMWDSRKLQVAHTFPGKQHIQTYCDVSQDGQYCISSSNGFAGEGCEATLWDLRQTKNRVCEYKGHFQTIASCIFLPKGLGLTPVIATSSHDCMVKIWNQDTAACLTTLCLEGSGPLASLAVCDSSTLLCASFNSGIHLLRINNAKDLELQEVAKF, encoded by the exons ggctggtggtTACATGGAAGAGAACAGTCCTGTTAAAGCTATTCAGCAATACAGCCCTGCTCACACTGATGCGGTTACTTCTGTGGCTGCTCTGAAATCAGATCTGTGTGTGTCAGGAGGAAAGGATAAG ACTGTCGTCATATACAACTGGAGATCAGGAGCTGTGTTGAAGAGGTTCCTTGGACATGAACGTGAGGTGACCAAG GTTGCCTGTGTCTTTGAATCAAACAGATTCTTCAGTGCATCCCGTGACAAGACAGTCATGATGTGGGAATTGTCTGGGAACTCAGGGCCAAGCCAACACTTCCCAGGACATGACTTGGTTGTAACTGGACTAGTTGTGAGCCCAG atgcttcacagctatgcacaggctCCCGAGATAACACCATTTGCAAATGGGACATAGAGACCGGGGAGTGCCTGTGCAGAACTGCCATCTCCAGGAATCTG GTAACACACCTGTGCTGGGTTCCTAGAGAACCTTACTTCATCCAGACATCAGAGGATAAATTGATAAG AATGTGGGATAGTCGGAAACTGCAGGTGGCACACACCTTCCCTGGAAAGCAGCATATTCAGACCTACTGTGATGTGAGCCAAGACGGGCAATACTGCATCAGCAGCAGTAATGGCTTTGCTGGGGAGGGTTGTGAAGCAACG CTCTGGGACCTTCGACAGACTAAAAACCGAGTATGTGAATACAAGGGGCATTTCCAAACCATTGCATCATGCATCTTCCTTCCAAAGggtctgggtctgaccccagtcATTGCTACTTCCTCACATGACTGCATGGTGAAGATCTGGAACCAGGATACTGCAG CCTGCCTGACCACCTTGTGCCTTGAAGGATCTGGACCCCTGGCTTCCCTGGCAGTCTGCGACAGTTCTACTCTCCTCTGTGCCAGCTTTAACTCAGGAATTCACTTACTCAGAATAAATAACGCAAAGGACCTGGAACTCCAAGAAGTGGCCAAATTCTGA
- the WDR31 gene encoding WD repeat-containing protein 31 isoform X1, which yields MMWELSGNSGPSQHFPGHDLVVTGLVVSPDASQLCTGSRDNTICKWDIETGECLCRTAISRNLVTHLCWVPREPYFIQTSEDKLIRMWDSRKLQVAHTFPGKQHIQTYCDVSQDGQYCISSSNGFAGEGCEATLWDLRQTKNRVCEYKGHFQTIASCIFLPKGLGLTPVIATSSHDCMVKIWNQDTAACLTTLCLEGSGPLASLAVCDSSTLLCASFNSGIHLLRINNAKDLELQEVAKF from the exons ATGATGTGGGAATTGTCTGGGAACTCAGGGCCAAGCCAACACTTCCCAGGACATGACTTGGTTGTAACTGGACTAGTTGTGAGCCCAG atgcttcacagctatgcacaggctCCCGAGATAACACCATTTGCAAATGGGACATAGAGACCGGGGAGTGCCTGTGCAGAACTGCCATCTCCAGGAATCTG GTAACACACCTGTGCTGGGTTCCTAGAGAACCTTACTTCATCCAGACATCAGAGGATAAATTGATAAG AATGTGGGATAGTCGGAAACTGCAGGTGGCACACACCTTCCCTGGAAAGCAGCATATTCAGACCTACTGTGATGTGAGCCAAGACGGGCAATACTGCATCAGCAGCAGTAATGGCTTTGCTGGGGAGGGTTGTGAAGCAACG CTCTGGGACCTTCGACAGACTAAAAACCGAGTATGTGAATACAAGGGGCATTTCCAAACCATTGCATCATGCATCTTCCTTCCAAAGggtctgggtctgaccccagtcATTGCTACTTCCTCACATGACTGCATGGTGAAGATCTGGAACCAGGATACTGCAG CCTGCCTGACCACCTTGTGCCTTGAAGGATCTGGACCCCTGGCTTCCCTGGCAGTCTGCGACAGTTCTACTCTCCTCTGTGCCAGCTTTAACTCAGGAATTCACTTACTCAGAATAAATAACGCAAAGGACCTGGAACTCCAAGAAGTGGCCAAATTCTGA